The following are from one region of the Arachis duranensis cultivar V14167 chromosome 10, aradu.V14167.gnm2.J7QH, whole genome shotgun sequence genome:
- the LOC107471579 gene encoding cytochrome c1-2, heme protein, mitochondrial, whose protein sequence is MAFQQFLRRKLQSHFHNPTLMSSMITKKDGVGSTDGSSFRALALLGASVTGFFGFATTASADEAEHGLACPSYPWPHNGILSSYDHASIRRGHQVYTQVCASCHSMSLISYRDLVGVAYTEDEVKAMAAEIEVVDGPNDEGEMFTRPGKLSDRFPQPYANEAAARFANGGAYPPDLSLITKARHNGQNYVFALLTGYRDPPAGVSIREGLHYNPYFPGGAIAMPKMLNDGAVEYEDGTPATEAQMGKDVVSFLSWAAEPEMEERKLMGFKWIFVLTLALLQAGYYRRLRWSVLKSRKLVLDVVN, encoded by the exons ATGGCTTTTCAGCAATTTTTGAGGAGGAAACTCCAATCTCACTTTCAT AATCCTACTCTTATGTCATCCATGATCACAAAGAAAGATGGTGTTGGTTCTACTGATGGAAGCTCCTTTAGAGCACTTGCACTACTTGGAGCTAGTGTCACTGGGTTTTTCGGTTTTGCAACGACAGCATCAGCTGATGAAGCTGAGCATGGCCTAGCATGCCCAAGCTATCCATGGCCTCACAACGGCATCCTCAGTTCATATGATCATGCATC GATTCGTCGTGGTCATCAAGTTTATACACAAGTCTGTGCTTCCTGCCATTCTATGTCTTTGATATCATACCGTGATTTGGTTGGTGTTGCTTATACAGAAGACGAAGTAAAAGCTATGGCAGCTGAGATTGAGGTAGTTGACGGCCCTAATGATGAGGGTGAGATGTTCACACGCCCTGGTAAACTCAGTGATCGCTTTCCTCAGCCATATGCAAATGAAGCAGCTGCTAGGTTTGCTAATGGAGGAGCCTATCCTCCAGATCTAAGTCTAATTACCAAA GCTCGTCACAATGGTCAGAACTATGTGTTTGCCCTTCTAACTGGTTATCGCGACCCTCCTGCTGGTGTCTCG ATTAGAGAAGGCCTGCACTATAATCCTTATTTCCCTGGCGGAGCTATTGCCATGCCTAAAATGCTTAATGATGGTGCTGTTGAATATGAAGATGGTACTCCTGCCACTGAAGCACAG ATGGGGAAAGATGTTGTGTCATTCTTGTCTTGGGCCGCCGAACCCGAGATGGAAGAAAGAAAATTG ATGGGATTTAAATGGATATTTGTTCTAACATTGGCATTGCTTCAAGCTGGCTACTACCGCCGCCTTAGGTGGTCCGTTCTAAAGTCTCGCAAGCTGGTTCTTGATGTCGTCAATTAG